A window from Podospora bellae-mahoneyi strain CBS 112042 chromosome 1 map unlocalized CBS112042p_1, whole genome shotgun sequence encodes these proteins:
- a CDS encoding uncharacterized protein (BUSCO:EOG09263U08; EggNog:ENOG503NW6J; COG:K): protein MEQPPPPPVPGRLTLKTTSSALGATSPPPGLAGSSAMSPGAQTPSGAPKIKLVRKSLPPTPAEPNPPSGYFPAASSTAEEVAVAPPAPKVTTTKAGRRPKPTLKKRAHQSDDDEDIPLANGSGPLAKKTKITLKPTTPGGTISNKPTLKLKPVGKIPHRPLGEGYDSEAEDREIDPVIEEQFVMRFMDNEDCDYIRQCITEKKIGNGAEVNFKFLDDEGRRAVWIVRGKYYAAILLDLPTITEGMKTWDKKAMVKSADICQMMLVFAEVKNEEEAKTAPLPKAVEHGHRWPHGITPPMHDARNRRFRKRLSKLEIQNKEAEVERLLAADREAVSTRTEVLDSRIVEESESEDYEEDAEGEEDDEQLDKVEEELDEAALMDAFMNAPETPMEGLDQPTPAVAPDAVTPLTANTGTPVAQTEEEEVVEEEESEEDEEESEEDGDDDDDDGDEDDHDDKASVRAEIANLKKQLKQYEENLAKSVGAIIRKRIEASIRSVKSEIDLKMSSIGEVEDY from the coding sequence ATggaacaaccacctcccccacccgtTCCCGGGCGACTCACCCTGAAAACCACAAGCTCAGCCCTTGGCGCAACAAGTCCTCCGCCTGGTCTCGCCGGATCCAGCGCAATGTCTCCCGGTGCTCAAACGCCATCAGGCGCGCCAAAGATCAAATTGGTGCGAAAATCGcttccacccacccccgccgagcCGAATCCTCCCTCTGGCTATTTCCCAGCAGCGAGTTCGACAGCAGAGGAGGTCGCCGTCGCTCCACCCGCCCCAAAAGTCACAACTACCAAGGCTGGGAGAAGACCAAAGCCCACACTCAAGAAGAGGGCTCATCAGagtgatgacgatgaggacatACCATTAGCCAATGGATCCGGACCACTAGccaagaagacgaagatTACGCTCAAACCAACAACTCCCGGTGGCACCATCTCGAATAAACCAACGCTCAAATTGAAGCCAGTAGGCAAGAttcctcaccggcctctcGGCGAAGGCTACGACTCGGAGGCGGAAGATCGCGAGATTGATCCGGTTATCGAGGAACAATTTGTCATGCGCTTTATGGACAACGAAGACTGCGATTATATACGACAGTGCATcacagaaaagaaaatcgGCAATGGTGCCGAGGTCAACTTTAAGTTTCTGGACGACGAAGGTCGACGTGCTGTGTGGATTGTTCGCGGGAAGTACTATGCGGCGATTCTCCTCGATCTCCCTACCATCACTGAGGGTATGAAGACGTGGGATAAAAAGGCCATGGTCAAGTCCGCGGATATTTGTCAGATGATGTTGGTCTTTGCTGAAGTCAAgaacgaggaggaggccaagactGCGCCGCTGCCAAAGGCTGTGGAGCACGGTCATCGCTGGCCACACGGTATAACGCCCCCAATGCACGATGCCAGAAATCGTCGTTTCCGCAAGCGATTGTCGAAGCTCGAGATCCAGaacaaggaggccgaggtggaaAGGTTATTGGCGGCTGATCGGGAGGCTGTCAGCACCAGGACGGAGGTTCTAGACAGTAGAATTGTCGAGGAGTCGGAGTCTGAAGATTatgaggaggatgctgagggtgaagaggatgacgagcAACTCGAtaaggtcgaggaggagcttgacgaggCTGCGCTGATGGATGCTTTCATGAATGCGCCAGAGACGCCGATGGAGGGTCTTGATCAGCCTACGCCGGCTGTTGCTCCTGATGCTGTTACGCCACTTACCGCTAATACTGGTACTCCTGTTGCCCagactgaggaggaggaagttgtggaggaggaagagtcagaagaagatgaagaggagtcagaagaggatggggatgatgatgatgacgatggagatgaagacgacCATGACGACAAGGCCAGTGTGCGGGCGGAGATTGCTAATCTCAAGAAACAGCTCAAGCAATACGAGGAGAACCTTGCCAAGTCGGTCGGTGCGATTATTCGGAAGCGTATTGAGGCTTCGATCAGGAGTGTCAAGTCGGAGATTGACCTCAAGATGTCTTCTAtcggtgaggttgaggattATTGA
- a CDS encoding uncharacterized protein (EggNog:ENOG503NV9Q; COG:A), with translation MAHNSLYFQWLHQPPTVTSATTNVDFEVGRWSWKRQRFWHVTSLFLHPIPPRHHHISFVSQTYSVEKQLRENSRRLTGLPKSASHPSLPPRPPTTKLPGGFKPAFSAAPTHPPAPSVPGYSAPPSYAGYGAAAAPGYGAPPSAAPYVGNPSTPSVGAGYGQPGTYNYQQQSYPQAPVAQAAPSYYGAPATNSYATPPQIRNPFAPPVAASAGPAGDYDPEMAAQIAQWQSAYMPKDPSDPANKTAAKGTNGQATADTTDPNVGGDGTDKKKTVYREGGGKKWQDDTLLEWDPTHLRLFVGNLAGETTDDSLLKAFSRWKSVQKAKVVRDKRTTKSKGFGFVSFSDADDFFQAAKEMNGKYIQSHPVVVRKAKTEIKPQAVKDDRKGKHQHKRGNGGNKAGNGMGGQEKGAGAYEPHLGPVAGGGIVKPGQKTKGGLKLLG, from the exons ATGGCCCACAATTCCCTGTATTTCCAATGGCTGCACCAGCCACCTACAGTGACATCAGCCACAACTAACGTTGACTTCGAAGTGGGCCGATGGTCTTGGAAGCGACAGCGTTTTTGGCACGTCAcgtctctcttcctccacccaaTTCCACCAAGACACCATCACATCTCTTTTGTGAGCCAGACATACTCGGTTGAAAAACAGTTGCGGGAGAATAGCCGTCGGCTCACAG GTCTCCCAAAGTCGGCGTCGCACCCTTCGCTGCCCCCGCGCCCTCCGACTACCAAGCTCCCCGGTGGTTTCAAGCCTGCCTTCTCGGCCGCCCCGACACATCCGCCGGCTCCCTCAGTCCCCGGTTACTCGGCGCCGCCCTCATACGCAGGCTACGGCGCCGCTGCCGCACCCGGCTATGGCGCGCCCCCTTCAGCAGCTCCCTACGTGGGCAAcccatcaactccctccGTAGGAGCTGGATATGGTCAACCAGGAACATACAACTATCAACAACAAAGCTACCCGCAAGCGCCAGTCGCACAAGCAGCCCCAAGCTACTATGGCGCTCCCGCTACCAACAGCTATGCCACACCTCCCCAAATTCGAAACCCCTTCGCCCCCCCTGTAGCAGCCTCTGCCGGCCCCGCGGGTGACTATGATCCAGAAATGGCGGCTCAGATAGCGCAATGGCAAAGCGCCTACATGCCAAAAGATCCATCAGACCCGGCAAACAAGACTGCTGCCAAGGGCACAAATGGACAAGCAACAGCCGATACAACCGACCCCAACGTTGGTGGGGACGGGAccgacaaaaagaaaacggtATACcgagaaggcggcggcaaaAAATGGCAAGACGACACTCTTCTCGAATGGGACCCTACCCATCTACGTCTTTTTGTCGGTAATCTGGCTGGTGAAACTACAGATGACTCTTTACTGAAAGCGTTTTCCCGGTGGAAGAGCGTACAAAAAGCCAAGGTTGTCCGTGATAAGCGAACGACGAAGAGCAAGGGTTTTGGCTTTGTGAGTTTTAGTGACGCAGACGACTTCTTCCAGGCAGCCAAGGAGATGAACGGCAAGTATATCCAGAGTCATCCTGTGGTTGTGCGCAAAGCGAAGACAGAGATCAAGCCGCAGGCTGTCAAGGATGATAGGAAGGGGAAGCATCAGCATAAGAGGGGTAACGGGGGGAATAAGGCTGggaatgggatgggaggacAGGAGAAGGGCGCTGGGGCTTACGAGCCGCATCTTGGCCCTGtggctgggggtgggattGTGAAGCCGGGGCAGAAGACGAAGGGAGGTTTAAAGTTGCTTGGTTGA
- a CDS encoding uncharacterized protein (BUSCO:EOG09262R8O; EggNog:ENOG503NV22; COG:E; COG:G): MSLPSLFPSTEPAHPPSHLPVPEPPSDANTDTDTDTDVSVPRHLDQQKPTLPGHATPLSATPPVAAVVPVPGPWTSSTHPHPATGSKLAGDDIEMDSLAPSGHRRRRSSLINPANVANNRHRSPHARGHGIDEPKISEEGSLGEPLRLDELDVELSDEDLHDDEETGLTAKERTRKKKKRTRNQLLDQRIVREKVSPGEQKEADRFVMKELLINAGLIGLWYFFSLLISLYNKWMFSPDKLGFPFPMFTTAMHMLVQFSLASLVLYLFPSFRPTNGHVPNPGELDSPESKKPLMSPLFYLTRIGPCGLATGLDIGLGNTSLQFITLTFYTMCKSSSLAFVLLFAFLFRLESPTWRLTAIIATMTLGVVMMVAGEVSFNLPGFLLVISAAFFSGFRWALTQILLLRNPATSNPFSSIFFLAPVMFVSLLTIAFPVEGVSGLINGLSAIAEERGTLMAPLILLFPGMIAFFMTAAEFALLQRTSVVTLSIAGIFKEAVTISAAAIVFGDRMTFVNIIGLTVTLVAIGAYNYIKISKMRREAQAGVHKGQEHLLEEHTTDGPSSGSDEEDDDDDDLPRRGEAAGLLRRESLDDHDDGVLFTADGAEVVSRPVSKSPDKHLQDRRED; this comes from the exons ATGTCTCTCCCTTCCCTATTCCCATCAACTGAACCTGCCCATCCTCCGTCCCATCTCCCCGTCCCTGAACCGCCCTCTGACGCCAACACCGACACCGACACCGATACCGACGTCTCTGTCCCGAGACATCTCGATCAGCAGAAGCCAACACTTCCCGGGCACGCGACACCGCTATCCGCTACACCACCGGTAGCAGCTGTTGTACCAGTCCCCGGCCCTTGGACATCCTCCACGCACCCACATCCCGCAACGGGATCCAAATTGGCTGGTGACGACATCGAGATGGATTCTCTAGCACCCTCAGGGCACCGTCGCCGACGTAGCAGCTTGATCAATCCCGCCAATGTCGCTAACAATCGTCACCGGTCGCCACACGCGCGGGGCCATGGCATTGACGAGCCAAAAATATCAGAGGAGGGCAGTCTGGGAGAACCTCTACGGCTGGACGAGTTGGACGTGGAATTGTCGGACGAGGACCTtcatgacgacgaggagacTGGTTTGACGGCAAAGGAGCGGacgagaaaaaagaaaaagagaactCGCAACCAATTACTCGACCAGAGAATAGTACGAGAGAAGGTGTCGCCAGGAGAACAAAAAGAGGCGGACCGCTTTGTGATGAAGGAGTTGTTGATCAACGCTGGGCTCATTGGGTTATGGTACTTTTTTTCCCTGTTGATATCACTT TACAACAAATGGATGTTCTCTCCCGACAAGCTCGGCTTCCCATTTCCTATGTTTACAACAGCCATGCACATGCTCGTGCAATTTTCCCTAGCCTCCCTCGTCCTATAtctcttcccatccttccGGCCCACCAACGGCCATGTTCCAAATCCAGGCGAGCTGGACTCGCCAGAATCCAAGAAACCCCTAATGTCACCGTTATTCTACCTCACCCGCATCGGCCCCTGCGGTCTAGCAACAGGTCTCGACATAGGATTAGGGAACACCTCGTTGCAattcatcaccctcaccttctACA CAATGTGtaaatcctcctccctagccttcgtcctcctcttcgccttcctcttccgcctcgaATCCCCCACCTGGCGCCTAacagccatcatcgccaccatGACCCTCGGCGTAGTAATGATGGTAGCGGGCGAAgtctccttcaacctccccggcttcctcctcgtcatctcggccgccttcttcagcgGCTTCCGTTGGGCCCTAacccaaatcctcctcctccgcaaccccgccacctccaaccccttcagctccatcttcttcctcgctccAGTAATGTTCGTCTCCCTGTTGACCATCGCCTTCCCCGTCGAGGGCGTCTCCGGCCTCATCAACGGCCTCTCCGCCATAGCAGAAGAACGCGGCACCCTCATGGCGCCATTGATCCTCCTATTCCCCGGCATGATCGCCTTTTTCATGACAGCCGCCGAgttcgccctcctccaacgcaCCAGCGTCGTCACCTTGTCCATCGCGGGGATATTCAAAGAGGCAGTCACCATCTCGGCGGCTGCGATTGTTTTTGGCGATCGCATGACATTTGTCAACATCATCGGCCTGACTGTAACCCTTGTCGCGATAGGAGCGTACAATTACATTAAAATCTCCAAGATGAGACGGGAAGCGCAGGCAGGTGTGCATAAAGGGCAGGAGCATCTGTTGGAAGAGCACACCACTGATGGTCCCTCGAGCGgcagcgacgaggaggatgatgatgatgatgatctcCCTCGCAGGGGTGAAGCCGCGGGTTTGTTGCGGAGGGAAAGTCTTGACGATCACGACGACGGGGTGTTGTTTACCGCGGACGGCGCAGAGGTCGTCAGTAGACCCGTGTCGAAATCCCCGGATAAGCATTTGCAGGATAGGAGGGAGGATTAA
- a CDS encoding uncharacterized protein (antiSMASH:Cluster_4; EggNog:ENOG503NWWY; COG:G; CAZy:GH15) — MPAGFKYYQPDPANTDALSTIPPFKMVASCSTQGAGSQMRQQGAGYLPIENYGLIGNMRTCALVGMDGSVDYMCWPEFDSPSVFCRLLDKDKGGYFSIHPASHLNCTTKQQYLPSSNILQTRYIHEDGVVDLVDFFPRPKSSKVIFKGPKQSAYREMTSVQEELKKWLVRRVECIRGHLELDIELFPAFEYATEPHETTIVQETNVAHGSTSKTVTFHSKNVKLQLDVTIDRGEDNDDKYPNVRFKKVMKEGMLGEGVVASIHVHPGQAVSFVLRNDLPNHVTEVISPAVLDTQQHDTQSYWYNWISQSKYKGRWREVVSRSLMILKLMTYEPTGAIIAAPTFSIPEDIGGVRNWDYRFCWVRDASFTIYILLRLGFTEEADAYMDFINERFLQSRVSDGGLPIMFTIRGETDIPERELSHLDGYKGSKPVRVGNGAAFHQQFDIYGELMDAIYLYNKYGKPIHYDAWVTVRQLLDYVLTILDQPDMSIWEVRNNKQNFTYSKIMLWVAFDRGLRLAEKRNFPCPNRWKWLEAKDKLYEEIMERGYNKEMKCFVQSYENNTMLDSSILIAPLVFFIAPNDPRFLNTLDRIMLPPEKGGLTSTGLVYRYDTELSEDGVGGREGAFSMCTFWLVEAMTRASVYEPKYLVRAINLFENMLSFSNHLMMFSEEISRSGEQLGNTPQAFSHLALISAAFNLDRVSEFKR, encoded by the exons ATGCCGGCTGGCTTCAAGTACTATCAGCCAGACCCCGCCAATACCGACGCTTTGTCAACGATACCGCCGTTCAAAATGGTGGCATCGTGTTCGACCCAGGGTGCTGGTAGCCAGATGAGACAACAGGGTGCGGGGTATCTGCCGATTGAGAATTATGGCTTGATTGGAAACATGAGGACATGTGCCCTCGTGGGCATGGATGGCAGTGTTGATTACATGTGTTG GCCCGAGTTTGACTCTCCTTCTGTCTTCTGCCGCCTCTTGGATAAGGATAAGGGGGGTTACTTCAGCATCCATCCAGCTTCCCATCTCAATTGCACCACCAAACAGCAGTACTTGCCTTCTTCCAACATCCTCCAGACCAGATACATTCACGAAGATGGTGTCGTGGACCTGGTGGACTTCTTCCCTCGACCCAAGAGCTCAAAGGTCATCTTCAAGGGGCCCAAACAATCGGCCTATCGAGAGATGACCAGCGTTCAAGAAGAGCTCAAGAAATGGCTCGTCCGGCGTGTAGAATGTATCCGCGGCCACCTCGAGCTCGACATCGAGCTCTTCCCGGCCTTTGAGTACGCCACCGAACCACACGAGACCACCATCGTCCAAGAAACCAACGTCGCCCACGGTTCAACAAGCAAAACCGTCACCTTCCACAGCAAAAACGTCAAGCTCCAACTCGACGTCACCATCGACCGGGGTGaagacaacgacgacaagtACCCCAACGTCAGGTTCAAAAAAGTCATGAAAGAAGGCATGCTCGGCGAAGGCGTGGTAGCCAGCATCCACGTCCACCCAGGCCAGGCCGTCTCCTTCGTTTTGAGGAAcgacctccccaaccacgTAACAGAGGTCATCTCCCCCGCCGTCCTCGACACCCAGCAACACGACACACAATCCTATTGGTACAACTGGATCTCCCAATCCAAATACAAAGGCCGCTGGCGCGAAGTCGTCTCCCGCTCCCTCATGATCCTGAAGCTCATGACCTACGAACCCACCggcgccatcatcgccgcccccaccttctccatcccCGAAGACATCGGCGGCGTCCGCAACTGGGACTACAGGTTCTGCTGGGTCAGGGACGCATCCTTCACAATctacatcctcctccgcctcggctTCACAGAAGAAGCAGACGCCTACATGGACTTTATCAACGAGCGCTTCCTCCAATCCCGCGTTTCCGACGGTGGACTTCCCATCATGTTCACCATCCGAGGCGAGACTGACATCCCCGAGCGGGAACTTTCCCACCTAGACGGGTACAAAGGCTCCAAACCGGTGCGCGTCGGTAACGGCGCGGCGTTTCATCAACAATTCGACATTTACGGCGAACTGATGGACGCCATCTACCTCTACAACAAATACGGCAAACCCATCCACTACGACGCCTGGGTGACGGTCCGTCAGCTCTTGGATTACGTCCTGACGATCCTCGACCAGCCAGACATGTCCATCTGGGAAGTccgcaacaacaagcaaaaCTTCACTTACTCCAAAATCATGCTCTGGGTCGCCTTTGACCGGGGTCTGCGGCTTGCCGAGAAAAGGAATTTCCCTTGTCCTAATAGGTGGAAGTGGCTGGAGGCAAAGGATAAACTCTATGAGGAAATCATGGAACGAGGCTACAACAAGGAGATGAAGTGTTTCGTCCAGAGTTATGAGAACAACACCATGCTGGATAGTAGTATACTTATCGCCCCGTTGGTGTTTTTTATTGCGCCGAATGATCCGAGGTTTTTGAATACTTTGGACAGGATTATGTTGCCGccggagaagggggggttgacgagTACTGGGTTGGTGTATAGGTATGATACGGAATTATCTGAGGATG gtgtgggagggagagaaggcgCGTTTAGCATGTGCACGTTCTGGCTGGTAGAAGCCATGACGCGAGCGTCGGTGTATGAGCCAAAGTATCTGGTCAGGGCGATCAACCTGTTTGAGAACATGCTCAGCTTCTCGAACCATCTGATGATGTTCAGTGAAGAAATCAGCAGGAGTGGTGAGCAGTTGGGGAACACACCGCAGGCGTTCTCCCATCTGGCGCTGATCAGTGCAGCGTTTAATTTGGATAGGGTGTCGGAGTTTAAGCGCTGA
- a CDS encoding uncharacterized protein (antiSMASH:Cluster_4; EggNog:ENOG503P4WT; COG:S): MAPTPAYFQALLRPAVLQILRATGYHAMKPSVLDFVTQLAAAYLDRLCFLTAKHATLNSHALDGFTDEDEILFELNNGTFIAPDGPFLNPYSDYVPPPGVTSPSVATPSVVDVRMALQEVGALLPEKSQQEQNYLGIEDMRGVEAFIAWAMGPINKEIQRIALDGNDEAKDYLDALIKKHSKGADDTKFLGTLLGRPIEQGEVAIEGGGPTSIREWEEIRKKAAERPTPPPLENHNLVNGDGEDSRPGSSGLSSLADEDVDMDLDIGIGMGGVENGVEMDDSGA; encoded by the exons ATGGCGCCAACGCCGGCTTACTTCCAGGCCCTCCTGAGGCCAGCAGTCCTTCAGATCCTTCGCGCAACCGGTTACCACGCAATGAAGCCTTCAGTATTGGATTTTGTCACGCAACTAGCAGCTGCCTACCTCGACCGACTATGCTTCCTCACGGCCAAGCACGCCACCCTCAACAGCCACGCTCTAGATGGCTTCACAGACGAGGACGAAATCCTCTTTGAGCTCAATAACGGCACATTCATCGCGCCAGACGGCCCATTTCTTAACCCTTACTCCGACTAtgtcccaccaccaggcgTAACCAGCCCTTCAGTCGCCACACCATCAGTAGTAGACGTGCGGATGGCGCTTCAAGAAGTCGGTGCTTTACTACCGGAGAAGTCCCAACAGGAGCAAAATTACCTCGGAATCGAGGACATGAGAGGAGTGGAGGCATTTATTGCCTGGGCGATGGGGCCAATCAACAAGGAGATTCAGAGGATAGCGCTTGATGGAAATGATGAGGCGAAGGATTATCTTGACG CCCTCATAAAGAAACACAGCAAAGGAGCGGACGACACCAAATTTCTTGGCACACTTCTAGGCCGACCAATCGAGCAAGGAGAGGTAGCTattgagggaggaggcccGACAAGCATCagagagtgggaggagatACGAAAAAAGGCGGCCGAGAGaccgacaccaccaccgttggAGAACCATAACCTCGTAAATGGCGACGGGGAAGATTCACGTCCGGGCAGTTCGGGGCTTAGTTCGCTTGCGGATGAGGACGTGGATATGGATCTGGACATTGGGATTGGCATGGGTGGTGTGGAAAATggggttgagatggatgaCTCGGGGGCTTAG
- a CDS encoding uncharacterized protein (EggNog:ENOG503P3P1; antiSMASH:Cluster_4; BUSCO:EOG09265KQ4; COG:J) produces the protein MICRRCLRQVSGLTSRQFTAITSQTVTRTTPRIPQAFFSTTLRARNAAAAAEAPELTPLNTEPTTDNVAGLSSCPAGTVLNGLNYLKGKTDPVALPDDQYPEWLWKCVEVGQKRSDDADADAGDAYSKSKKQRRLAAKRQRQLEAKLMASGDLEALAPKIPIQKQTINLPAAPTGELKEVLEAADKRQELRKAMRKERRANIKESNYLKTM, from the exons ATGATCTGCCGAAGGTGTCTCCGGCAGGTGTCTGGCCTGACCTCCAGGCAGTTCACAGCAATCACATCCCAAACAgtgacgaggacgacacCGAGGATACCACAAGCCTTCttcagcaccaccctccgcGCGCGCaatgccgctgccgccgccgaggctcCCGAACTCACTCCCTTAAACACCGAGCCAACAACAGACAATGTCGCCGGTCTCTCGTCATGCCCTGCTGGCACCGTTCTCAACGGGCTCAACTACCTCAAGGGCAAAACGGATCCTGTGGCGCTCCCCGATGATCAGTACCCCGAGTGGCTCTGGAAGTGCGTGGAAGTAGGACAGAAGCGCAgcgatgatgctgatgcggATGCTGGAGATGCTTATT CCAAATCCAAGAAGCAACGTAGATTAGCGGCGAAGAGACAGCGACAACTCGAGGCGAAACTCATGGCATCCGGTGACCTCGAGGCCCTCGCACCAAAGATCCCAATCCAGAAGCAGACCATCAACCTTCCCGCCGCCCCGACCGGCGAGCTcaaggaggtgttggaggcggCCGACAAGAGACAGGAACTGCGCAAGGCCATGCGCAAGGAGAGACGTGCCAACATCAAGGAGAGCAACTACCTCAAGACTATGTAA
- a CDS encoding uncharacterized protein (EggNog:ENOG503P46Q; antiSMASH:Cluster_4; COG:C), producing the protein MPTPESEAFLAKKPKVPASFDGVDFEDTKRLKAAQDAIIREQWVQVMMGRLVREELSKCYYREGVNHLEKCGRLRERYLELLKDSRAKGYLFEQQNIIPKE; encoded by the exons ATGCCTACCCCCGAGTCCGAGGCCTTCctggccaagaagcccaaggtCCCCGCCTCCTTCGATGGCGTCGATTTCGAGGACACCAAGCGCCTCAAGGCCGCTCAAGATGCCATTATCCGGGAGCAATGGGTTCAGGTCATGATGGGTCGGCTAGTGCGGGAGGAGCTGAGCAAATGTTACTACCGGGAGGGTGTCAACCACTTGGAGAAGTGCGGTCGTCTCAGAG AGCGGTAtctcgagcttctcaaggACTCCCGGGCCAAGGGTTACCTCTTTGAGCAGCAAAACATTATTCCCAAGGAATGA
- the NSR1 gene encoding nuclear localization sequence binding protein (antiSMASH:Cluster_4; COG:A; EggNog:ENOG503NWRG): MGKTKEAKGNKATKAAAKPAASPVVKKVEKAVKSAKEVAKKAVGSKEKATDKKSKKKVESESESSESESDSESEASSSSSEEESDSDEEMIDAPVTNGKAKAAAAKESSDSSDSDSDSSDSDSESEEEEKPKAAVNGKAAKAEKKAESGSDSSEEDSDDSGSDSESSEEEEESSEEASSESTEEKAEPSKKRKAEEEAEEPEAKKNKAVEDSEEKSATLWCGNLGWGIDDNILYEEFKDFEGLTGARVVSDKESGRSRGFGYIDFDTHENAEKAFNAKNGGDLQGREMRLDFAAKPAAAPQDRAAARASKHGDVVSPPSDTLFVGNLPFSADEDGVSAFFNEVAKVQSLRIPTDMESGRPKGFAYVSFYSIDDAKNAFEQLNGADIDGRPVRLDFAKPRDNNGGGGGGRGGGRGGFGGRGGGRGGGRGSFGGGRGGGRGGGRGGFGGGRGGGSGFQGKKVTF; this comes from the exons ATGGGCAAGACCAAGGAAGCCAAGGGCAACAAGGCCACCAAGGCCGCTGCTAAGCCCGCCGCCTCTCCCGTCGTCAAGAAGGTTGAGAAGGCCGTCAAGTCCGCCAAGGAGGTCGCTAAGAAGGCCGTCGGgtccaaggagaaggccactgacaagaagtccaagaagaaggtcgaGTCCGAGTCTGAGTCCAGCGAGTCTGAGTCCGACTCCGAGTCTgaggccagctcctccagctccgagGAGGAGTCCGACTCTGATGAGGAGATGATCGATGCTCCCGTCACCAACGGCAAGGCTaaggctgccgccgccaaggaGAGCTCCGACTCTTCCGACTCTGACTCTGACTCTtccgactccgactccgagtctgaggaggaggagaagcccaaggCTGCCGTGAACGGCAAGGCCGccaaggctgagaagaaggccgagtcCGGCTCTGACTCC TCTGAGGAGGATTCCGACGACTCGGGCTCTGActccgaatcctcagaggaggaggaggagtcttCCGAGGAGGCTTCTTCCGAGTCtaccgaggagaaggctgagccctccaagaagagaaaggctgaggaggaggctgaggagcccgaggccaagaagaacaaggctGTTGAGGACAGCGAGGAGAAGAGCGCCACCCTCTGGTGCGGCAACCTCGGCTGGGGCATTGATGACAACATCCTCTACGAGGAGTTCAAGGACTTCGAGGGTCTCACCGGTGCCCGTGTCGTCTCCGACAAGGAGAGCGGCCGGTCCCGTGGCTTCGGCTACATCGACTTCGACACCCACGAGAATGCCGAGAAGGCTTTCAACGCCAAGAACGGCGGCGATCTACAGGGCCGTGAGATGCGTCTTGACTTTGCTGCCAAGCCCGCTGCCGCTCCCCAGGACCGCGCTGCCGCCCGTGCCAGCAAGCATGGTGATGTCGTCAGCCCCCCCAGCGACACCCTTTTCGTCggcaacctccccttcaGCGCCGATGAGGATGGCGTCTCTGCCTTCTTCAATGAGGTCGCCAAGGTTCAGAGCCTCCGCATCCCCACTGACAT GGAGAGTGGCCGTCCCAAGGGCTTCGCCTATGTCTCTTTCTACTCCATCGATGATGCCAAGAACGCTTTCGAGCAGCTCAACGGCGCTGACATCGACGGCAGACCAGTTCGTCTTGACTTCGCCAAGCCCCGTGACAACaacggtggcggcggtggtggtcgcggtggtggccgtggcggTTTcggcggccgtggtggcGGTCGTGGCGGCGGCCGTGGCAGCTTCGGTGGtggacgtggtggtggtcgtggtggtggccgcGGCGGCTTCGGTGGCGGtcgcggtggtggcagcggcttccagggcaagaaggtcacCTTCTAG